In Edaphobacter paludis, a single window of DNA contains:
- a CDS encoding phosphoribosylaminoimidazolesuccinocarboxamide synthase: MSQALLQTNLGDLPLTARGKVRDIYDLGSNQLLFVATDRISAFDHVLATGVTDKGRILTQLSLFWFDLLKDTVRNHLVTADAAQFPASCAPYLDQLEGRSMLVKRAEMFPVECVVRGYISGSGWKDYQQTGAVCGIKLPSGLRESDRLPQPIFTPAAKNNIGHDENISFQKMIDTIGQKPAEDLRALTINIYEKASKHAASKGLILADTKFEFGLIDGQITLADEVLTPDSSRYWPAETYNPGGAQPSFDKQFVRDYLESIHWNKQAPAPGLPPDVVEKTKAKYLEAFRLITGRANL, translated from the coding sequence ATGAGCCAAGCCCTTCTCCAGACCAATCTCGGCGACCTTCCGCTCACCGCTCGCGGCAAGGTTCGCGACATCTACGACCTAGGCAGCAACCAGCTTCTCTTCGTCGCCACCGACCGCATCTCCGCCTTCGACCATGTCCTCGCCACCGGCGTCACGGACAAAGGCCGTATCCTTACTCAGCTTTCGCTCTTCTGGTTTGACTTGCTCAAAGACACTGTCAGGAACCATCTCGTGACTGCGGATGCCGCACAATTTCCTGCATCTTGCGCGCCATATCTGGACCAATTAGAGGGCCGCAGCATGTTGGTGAAGCGCGCCGAGATGTTCCCCGTTGAGTGCGTCGTTCGCGGCTATATCTCCGGCTCTGGCTGGAAAGACTACCAGCAGACCGGCGCAGTCTGCGGCATTAAACTCCCTTCCGGCCTGCGCGAATCGGACAGACTGCCCCAGCCTATCTTTACTCCTGCCGCCAAAAACAATATCGGCCATGACGAAAATATTTCCTTCCAGAAGATGATTGACACTATCGGCCAGAAACCTGCGGAAGATCTGCGCGCCCTCACCATCAATATCTACGAAAAGGCCAGCAAACACGCGGCGAGTAAGGGACTCATCCTGGCAGATACCAAGTTTGAATTTGGCCTCATCGACGGCCAGATCACCCTTGCTGACGAAGTTCTCACACCCGATTCCTCGCGCTACTGGCCCGCCGAAACCTACAATCCCGGCGGCGCACAACCCTCTTTCGACAAGCAATTCGTCCGTGACTACCTTGAATCCATCCACTGGAACAAGCAGGCCCCGG